Proteins encoded in a region of the Pedosphaera parvula Ellin514 genome:
- a CDS encoding prepilin-type N-terminal cleavage/methylation domain-containing protein, with amino-acid sequence MKFQAANKGVRGAFTLMEVMIALAILAVIVSAIYSTWRSILKGKEVAERAAAEAQRTRVAVHTLHDSLLCACMFSENAKYYAFMADTEGDFATLSFSARLPKSFPRSGEFGDLDVRRLTFSVEPGSTPDNKNQLVLRQSPILTEPSQDEVDHPLVLAKNVDKFLVEFWDPQQADYVSTWTQTNTLPPMVRFTVALGKVDQFSSKPQDPMMDVVALPAQAVRVDWQMPVLPRQSSTTN; translated from the coding sequence TTGAAATTTCAGGCTGCAAACAAAGGGGTGCGTGGGGCTTTCACGTTGATGGAGGTAATGATCGCCCTGGCCATTTTGGCAGTGATTGTGAGCGCAATTTATAGCACGTGGAGATCGATCTTGAAGGGCAAGGAAGTGGCTGAGCGCGCTGCTGCAGAAGCGCAAAGAACCCGCGTAGCTGTGCATACCCTGCACGATTCGCTGCTCTGTGCCTGCATGTTTAGTGAGAATGCGAAATATTATGCATTCATGGCTGATACAGAAGGGGATTTCGCGACCTTAAGCTTTTCAGCACGATTGCCTAAATCATTTCCCCGCAGCGGAGAATTCGGAGATCTGGATGTCCGGCGCTTAACATTTTCCGTGGAGCCTGGGTCAACGCCGGACAATAAGAATCAATTGGTGCTGAGGCAAAGTCCTATTTTAACCGAACCGAGCCAGGACGAGGTGGACCATCCATTGGTGCTCGCGAAGAATGTGGACAAATTTTTGGTCGAATTCTGGGATCCACAACAGGCTGATTATGTAAGCACGTGGACGCAGACCAACACCCTTCCGCCAATGGTTCGTTTTACAGTTGCCTTGGGCAAGGTGGATCAGTTTTCAAGCAAGCCACAGGACCCAATGATGGATGTAGTGGCTCTTCCTGCGCAGGCAGTGCGGGTGGATTGGCAAATGCCGGTGCTGCCTCGTCAATCAAGTACTACGAACTAA
- a CDS encoding pilus assembly FimT family protein → MKPAYPRNRAFTLIEIMLVVAIIGIALAMGMPAIYRKANPEPMTQAVQDVLEVCTQARARAILNGVAMELRIYPHTGRFEVVQAPEDADLLNANGTNAPAVGQSVRAESNSSVAGSPASPNHSPLTAQLSERVVIEMCDINFGEYKDEEMARVRFHPNGICDQLTLVLRSDNNEFKKIALEEVTGLAEVSNFK, encoded by the coding sequence ATGAAACCGGCATATCCCAGGAACAGAGCTTTTACGCTGATTGAGATCATGTTGGTGGTCGCAATCATCGGCATTGCGCTCGCCATGGGAATGCCAGCGATTTACCGGAAGGCAAATCCTGAGCCGATGACGCAGGCAGTTCAAGATGTGCTCGAAGTTTGTACTCAGGCACGTGCCCGAGCCATTCTGAATGGGGTGGCGATGGAACTTCGTATTTATCCGCACACCGGGCGTTTTGAAGTTGTCCAAGCACCTGAAGATGCAGACCTGCTGAATGCGAACGGGACAAATGCTCCTGCAGTCGGGCAATCCGTTCGTGCTGAAAGCAACAGCAGCGTTGCGGGATCGCCCGCCTCGCCAAATCACAGTCCGCTTACGGCACAACTTTCAGAACGGGTGGTCATCGAAATGTGTGACATTAATTTTGGGGAATACAAGGATGAAGAAATGGCGAGGGTTCGTTTTCATCCAAATGGAATCTGTGATCAGTTAACGCTGGTATTGCGTTCCGATAATAATGAATTCAAAAAGATAGCGCTTGAGGAAGTCACTGGGTTGGCTGAAGTAAGTAACTTTAAATGA